In the genome of Streptomyces sp. V2I9, one region contains:
- a CDS encoding GNAT family N-acetyltransferase: MNDLRCRLASGTDLPAVVRLRDDAARWMLARGVTQQWQPGELGVEHFRKIMESGELWLAEKADEVVGAWELWWEDEAAWGPQSTAAGYVHRLMVDRTAVPRGTGRQLLRVAERRVAATGRELVRLDCLAGNARLTAYYLDAGYRAVGTKEGKPQPGGSFKSFTLLEKSVRDGAEAASLT, translated from the coding sequence GTGAACGATCTTCGCTGCCGTCTCGCTTCCGGGACCGACCTCCCCGCTGTCGTACGGCTGCGTGACGATGCCGCCCGTTGGATGCTGGCGCGGGGCGTCACCCAACAGTGGCAGCCCGGCGAGCTGGGTGTGGAGCACTTCCGGAAGATCATGGAGAGCGGCGAGCTGTGGCTCGCGGAGAAGGCCGACGAGGTGGTCGGGGCCTGGGAGTTGTGGTGGGAGGACGAGGCGGCCTGGGGGCCGCAGTCCACAGCCGCCGGATACGTGCACCGGCTGATGGTGGACCGGACCGCGGTCCCGCGCGGGACCGGGCGGCAGCTTCTCCGGGTGGCCGAGCGGCGCGTGGCCGCGACCGGGCGGGAGCTGGTGCGGCTGGACTGCCTGGCCGGCAACGCGCGCCTGACCGCGTACTACCTCGACGCCGGTTACCGGGCGGTCGGGACCAAGGAGGGCAAGCCCCAGCCGGGTGGTTCCTTCAAGTCGTTCACCCTTCTCGAGAAGTCCGTACGGGACGGCGCGGAAGCGGCCTCCCTCACCTGA
- a CDS encoding FGGY-family carbohydrate kinase, producing MSSEPRRATGGPPAVIGIDVATASVRVVCVDGQGRLLAEARNDLPPPVRTPAGTSEQDARSWWPAVRSALRRTTAALPRGGREVIAVAVSATSGTIVPTGVDGAPLGPALMYDDRRAADLNADAQRAGSARWDALGLSVGPTAALGRAVRCSRTYGTALRHVLHTPDVIGRALTGHPVPTDWSHALKTGYDARAAQWPHEVFDALGFPIALLPEVRAPGTEAGTVGPRAAEATGLPEGCSVRLGMTDGCAGQIATGAVEPGRFVGVLGTTYVLKGVSEHLVRDTTGAFYSHRHPDGWWLPGGASNTGGECLADVAPGRLPELDAAAAARGPASYVCYPLRRDGERFPFVSGAARGFRLGGPRDEADAHRAALEGVAFVERLALERIVRLGVPVLGPLHAAGGGSRSAVWTAIRATALDRPVRVVERAETAFGAALLAATGTLHENLAASAAAMVGGGALVEPVATERPALDDAFGRFVEELNARGWLPGD from the coding sequence ATGAGCAGCGAACCCCGCCGCGCCACCGGCGGCCCCCCGGCCGTGATCGGCATCGACGTGGCGACCGCGTCGGTCCGTGTGGTGTGCGTGGACGGACAGGGACGGTTGCTCGCCGAGGCGCGGAACGACCTGCCGCCGCCCGTCCGCACCCCCGCGGGAACGAGCGAGCAGGACGCCCGGTCGTGGTGGCCCGCCGTGCGCTCGGCACTGCGCCGCACCACGGCCGCGCTGCCCCGAGGCGGACGCGAGGTGATCGCCGTCGCCGTCTCCGCCACCTCCGGGACCATCGTGCCCACCGGGGTCGACGGCGCACCGCTCGGCCCGGCCCTGATGTACGACGACCGGCGAGCCGCCGACCTCAACGCCGACGCCCAGCGGGCGGGCAGCGCCCGCTGGGACGCGCTCGGTCTGTCGGTGGGCCCCACCGCCGCGCTCGGCCGGGCCGTCCGGTGTTCGCGGACCTACGGCACCGCCTTGCGCCACGTCCTGCATACCCCCGACGTCATCGGCCGCGCCCTGACGGGCCATCCCGTCCCCACGGACTGGAGCCACGCCCTCAAGACCGGCTACGACGCCCGCGCCGCCCAGTGGCCCCACGAGGTCTTCGACGCTCTCGGCTTCCCGATCGCGCTGCTGCCCGAGGTGCGCGCCCCCGGCACCGAGGCCGGGACCGTCGGCCCACGGGCGGCCGAGGCCACGGGACTGCCCGAAGGATGTTCCGTACGCCTCGGGATGACGGACGGCTGCGCGGGCCAGATCGCCACAGGGGCGGTCGAACCCGGCCGGTTCGTGGGCGTGCTCGGCACCACGTACGTCCTCAAAGGGGTCTCCGAACACCTGGTCCGCGATACGACCGGGGCCTTCTACAGCCACCGCCACCCCGACGGCTGGTGGCTGCCCGGAGGGGCGTCCAACACCGGAGGGGAGTGCCTGGCCGACGTCGCACCGGGCCGACTGCCCGAGCTGGACGCCGCCGCGGCGGCCCGAGGCCCGGCGTCGTACGTGTGCTACCCGCTGCGCCGCGACGGCGAACGGTTCCCCTTCGTTTCCGGCGCGGCCCGCGGGTTCCGGCTGGGCGGCCCCCGCGACGAGGCCGACGCCCACCGCGCCGCGCTGGAAGGAGTGGCCTTCGTCGAACGCCTGGCACTGGAACGGATCGTGCGCCTGGGGGTCCCGGTGCTCGGCCCCCTGCACGCCGCCGGCGGGGGCAGCCGCAGCGCCGTGTGGACGGCGATCCGGGCCACCGCCCTGGACCGCCCGGTCCGGGTCGTCGAACGCGCCGAGACGGCCTTCGGCGCGGCGCTCCTCGCCGCTACCGGAACCCTCCACGAGAACCTCGCGGCGAGCGCCGCCGCCATGGTGGGCGGCGGCGCCCTCGTCGAACCGGTGGCGACCGAACGCCCGGCGCTGGACGACGCGTTCGGCCGTTTCGTCGAGGAGCTCAACGCCAGGGGTTGGCTCCCCGGTGACTGA
- a CDS encoding DeoR/GlpR family DNA-binding transcription regulator gives MTKRSAEERRRLIADHVVEQGTVTGADLARFTGVSLMTVHRDLDDLARQGVLRRFRGGASALPSTVFESSLDYRLGVHAAEKNAVAHAAAALVEPGMSVMLDDSTTVLALAGLLVGLGPLTVVTNARRVLDVFAGCEDIRLIALGGEYSRTHDSFLGMPCVEAVEALSVDLVAVSTSALDTRSAYHQEQDVVLVKRAMLTSAATKVMLMDHTKLARTALHRVGPVGDLDHLVVDDGADPELLGRLRERTRVTVAATT, from the coding sequence ATGACCAAGAGATCCGCCGAAGAACGCCGACGGCTCATCGCCGACCACGTCGTGGAGCAGGGCACGGTCACGGGCGCCGACCTGGCCCGGTTCACCGGCGTCAGCCTGATGACCGTCCACCGTGACCTCGACGACCTCGCGCGGCAAGGAGTGCTGCGACGCTTCCGCGGCGGCGCCTCCGCCCTGCCGTCCACGGTGTTCGAGTCGAGCCTCGACTACCGGCTCGGCGTCCACGCGGCGGAGAAGAACGCCGTCGCGCATGCCGCCGCGGCCCTCGTGGAGCCCGGCATGTCGGTGATGCTCGACGACTCCACCACGGTGCTGGCGCTGGCCGGCCTGCTGGTCGGGCTCGGCCCGCTCACCGTGGTCACCAACGCCCGCCGAGTGCTCGACGTCTTCGCCGGATGCGAGGACATACGCCTGATCGCCCTGGGCGGCGAGTACTCGCGCACCCATGACTCCTTCCTCGGAATGCCCTGCGTCGAGGCGGTGGAGGCGCTCTCCGTCGACCTCGTCGCGGTCTCCACCTCCGCCCTCGACACCAGGTCGGCCTACCACCAGGAGCAGGACGTGGTGCTGGTCAAGCGAGCGATGCTCACCTCGGCGGCGACGAAGGTCATGCTCATGGACCACACCAAGCTCGCCCGGACCGCGCTCCACCGGGTCGGGCCCGTCGGTGACCTGGACCACCTCGTCGTGGACGACGGAGCCGACCCCGAGCTGCTCGGCCGACTCCGCGAACGGACCCGCGTGACGGTGGCCGCCACCACCTGA